The Mauremys mutica isolate MM-2020 ecotype Southern chromosome 1, ASM2049712v1, whole genome shotgun sequence genome has a segment encoding these proteins:
- the KCNJ8 gene encoding ATP-sensitive inward rectifier potassium channel 8, with translation MLARKSIIPEEYVLARIAAENLRKPRIRDQPRKARFIAKSGACNLAHKNIREQGRFLQDIFTTLVDLKWRHTLVIFTMSFLCSWLLFAMIWWLVAFAHGDMYASTENCTSSTKWTPCVTCVRSFTSAFLFSIEVQVTIGFGGRMMTEECPMAITVLILQNIVGLIINAVMLGCIFMKTAQAHRRAETLIFSRHAVIAVRNGRLCFMFRVGDLRKSMIISASVRIQVVKKTTTPEGEIIPIHQQDIPVDNPIESNNIFLVAPLIICHVIDKRSPLYDISASDLVNQDLELIVVLEGVVETTGITTQARTSYIAEEILWGHRFVPIVTEEEGVYAVDYSKFGNTIKVAAPRCSARELDEKPSILIQTLQKSELSHQNSLRKRNSMRRNNSMRRNNSMRRNNSSLIVPKVQFITPEGNQSVCET, from the exons ATGTTGGCCAGGAAAAGTATCATCCCTGAAGAATATGTGCTGGCACGGATTGCTGCTGAGAACCTTCGCAAGCCACGCATCCGGGACCAGCCTCGCAAAGCTCGTTTCATTGCCAAGAGCGGGGCATGCAATTTGGCTCACAAGAACATCCGCGAGCAGGGCCGCTTCTTGCAAGACATCTTCACCACCCTGGTGGACCTGAAGTGGCGCCACACGCTGGTGATCTTTACCATGTCCTTCCTGTGCAGCTGGTTGCTCTTTGCCATGATATGGTGGCTGGTGGCTTTTGCCCATGGAGACATGTATGCTAGCACCGAGAACTGTACAAGCAGTACTAAGTGGACACCATGCGTGACGTGTGTCAG GTCTTTCACTTCTGCTTTCCTCTTTTCCATTGAAGTTCAAGTGACCATTGGTTTTGGGGGCAGAATGATGACAGAGGAATGTCCCATGGCCATCACTGTCCTGATTCTGCAGAACATTGTAGGTTTGATTATCAATGCCGTCATGCTGGGCTGCATATTTATGAAAACTGCCCAGGCTCACAGAAGGGCAGAGACCTTGATTTTCAGCCGGCATGCGGTGATTGCCGTTCGGAATGGCAGACTTTGCTTCATGTTCAGAGTGGGAGACCTGAGGAAAAGCATGATCATCAGTGCCTCGGTGAGAATACAGGTAGTGAAGAAAACGACTACGCCTGAAGGGGAGATCATCCCTATACATCAGCAAGACATCCCGGTGGATAACCCTATTGAAAGCAATAACATTTTCCTGGTGGCTCCTTTGATCATTTGCCATGTCATAGACAAGCGGAGTCCTCTCTATGATATCTCTGCTAGTGACCTTGTCAACCAAGATTTAGAACTTATAGTGGTACTTGAAGGAGTAGTAGAAACCACTGGCATCACCACACAAGCAAGAACATCTTACATAGCAGAGGAGATCCTGTGGGGCCACCGCTTTGTGCCCATCGTAACAGAAGAGGAAGGCGTGTACGCGGTTGATTATTCCAAGTTTGGCAACACAATCAAGGTAGCAGCTCCGCGGTGCAGCGCTAGGGAGCTGGATGAAAAGCCTTCCATTCTCATCCAGACTCTTCAGAAGAGTGAGCTGTCTCATCAAAACTCTCTGCGGAAACGCAATTCCATGAGGCGGAACAATTCCATGAGGCGGAACAACTCCATGAGGAGGAACAACTCTTCTCTCATTGTGCCCAAAGTACAGTTTATAACGCCCGAGGGGAATCAGAGTGTGTGTGAAACATGA